In a single window of the Enoplosus armatus isolate fEnoArm2 chromosome 15, fEnoArm2.hap1, whole genome shotgun sequence genome:
- the zbtb42 gene encoding zinc finger and BTB domain-containing protein 18.2, producing the protein MEFPDHSRQLLQCLSQQRHQGFLCDCTVLVGEARFKAHRAVLASCSMYFHLFYRDQLDKRDVVHLNSDIVTAPAFSLLLEFMYEGKLEFSTLPVEDVLAAASYLHMYDIVKVCKGKLKDKELSSLDEKMSEGLGLSCLDRENSSDGELHSKQLIRRQPQTKSQGLHRAPPAEEFDMDNSEVRLAVTDCDRSTQSRQKANGHSGRSPDLVGVNYVSAEAEPCVQTAGKTKADVSSSTVLLSQRSRASDDMDCALDLSFKPLSSRDPLHPSYVSGQLALDSQQQGTEPLVKDEHDLLSEQEDSEPMSPESQRFGNSARSSVVTGFAALFPGNNGSTAALLSQEEDLMDEEGEACRGREGAPGREVEERRGRLLGDSEEEEEDDLASSDISTSSGVLLPPGQQVCVCPLCSKVFPSPHVLQLHLSSHFREKDGARSKLSPDGSVPTCMQCNKTFSCMYTLKRHERTHSGEKPYTCGQCGKSFQYSHNLSRHAVVHTREKPHACKWCERRFTQSGDLYRHIRKFHCGLVKTLAIG; encoded by the coding sequence ATGGAGTTCCCAGACCATAGCCGCCAGTTGCTGCAGTGTCTGAGTCAGCAGCGTCACCAAGGTTTCCTCTGTGACTGCACTGTTCTTGTCGGGGAGGCTCGATTCAAAGCGCACAGAGCCGTGCTGGCCTCCTGCAGCATGTACTTCCATCTCTTCTACAGGGACCAGCTGGACAAAAGGGACGTTGTGCATCTCAACAGTGACATTGTGACAGCCCCGGCTTTCAGTCTGCTCCTTGAATTTATGTATGAGGGGAAGTTGGAATTCAGCACTCTCCCGGTGGAGGATGTCCTGGCAGCAGCCAGTTACCTCCACATGTATGATATAGTGAAAGTGTGCAAAGGCAAGCTCAAAGATAAGGAACTGTCCTCTCTGGATGAAAAGATGAGTGAGGGTTTGGGACTCAGCTGTCTGGACAGGGAAAACTCCTCAGATGGCGAGCTGCACAGTAAGCAGCTCATCCGGCGACAGCCCCAGACAAAGTCTCAGGGGCTTCACAGGGCCCCCCCAGCAGAAGAGTTTGACATGGACAACAGCGAAGTCAGGCTGGCTGTCACAGATTGTGATAGGTCTACACAGAGCAGGCAGAAGGCAAACGGTCACTCTGGCAGGTCCCCGGACCTTGTAGGTGTCAATTATGTGTCAGCAGAGGCCGAGCCCTGCGTCCAAacagctggaaaaacaaaagctgatgtCAGTAGTTCCACCGTATTGCTGTCCCAGAGGTCCCGGGCTTCGGATGACATGGACTGTGCACTGGATTTGTCTTTCAAGCCTCTGTCTAGCAGAGATCCCTTACACCCCTCCTACGTCTCGGGACAGCTGGCCCTCGACAGCCAGCAGCAGGGCACTGAGCCACTTGTTAAAGACGAACACGACTTGCTGTCAGAGCAGGAGGACAGTGAGCCGATGAGCCCTGAGAGCCAGCGCTTTGGGAATAGTGCCAGGAGCTCAGTGGTGACAGGGTTCGCTGCCCTCTTCCCAGGCAACAACGGCTCCACAGCCGCCCTGCTCTCCCAGGAGGAGGACCTGATGGACGAGGAGGGGGAGgcctgcagagggagggagggtgccCCGGGCAGGgaggtagaggagaggagggggaggctgCTGGGggacagcgaggaggaggaggaggacgacttGGCCTCTTCAGACATCTCCACCTCCAGCGGGGTGCTCCTGCCCCCGGGGCAACAGGTGTGCGTGTGCCCCCTCTGCAGTAAAGTCTTCCCCAGCCCCCATGTGCTGCAACTGCACCTCAGCTCCCACTTCCGCGAGAAGGACGGTGCTCGCTCCAAGCTGTCCCCCGACGGCTCAGTCCCCACCTGCATGCAGTGCAACAAGACCTTCTCCTGCATGTACACCCTTAAGCGCCACGAGCGCACACACTCTGGCGAGAAGCCATACACCTGTGGCCAGTGTGGCAAGAGCTTCCAGTACTCCCATAACTTGAGTCGGCACGCTGTAGTTCACACACGTGAGAAGCCTCACGCTTGTAAGTGGTGTGAACGGCGCTTCACCCAGTCTGGGGACCTCTACCGCCACATCAGGAAGTTTCACTGTGGCCTTGTCAAGACTCTCGCCATTGGATAA
- the adss1 gene encoding adenylosuccinate synthetase isozyme 1 translates to MSLTWSAKDHKNMSQPAATGQKRSRNDAGNKATVVLGAQWGDEGKGKVVDLLATEADFVCRCQGGNNAGHTVVVDGKEYDFHLLPSGIINTKSISLIGNGVVIHLPGLFEEGDKNDKKGLKGWEKRLIVSDRAHLVFDFHQVVDGLQETERQAQEGKNIGTTKKGIGPAYSSKASRTGLRVCDLLGDFKDFSTRFKNLVHQYQSMYPSLTVDVEDQLKKLKEYGERLRPMVRDGVYYMYEALHGPPKKILVEGANAALLDIDFGTYPFVTSSNCTVGGACTGLGIPPLNIGDVFGVSKAYTTRVGIGAFPTEQVNAVGELLQTRGHEVGVTTGRKRRCGWLDLVIVRYAHMINGFTAIALTKLDILDVLDEIKVGVAYKLNGKRIPHFPANMDVLHKVEVEYETFPGWKTDTSAARKWNDLPAKAQNYIRFIENHIGVPIKWVGVGKSRECMIQMF, encoded by the exons ATGTCGCTCACCTGGTCGGCGAAGGACCACAAAAACATGAGTCAACCGGCCGCCACCGGACAGAAGCGGTCGCGCAACGATGCGGGGAACAAAGCGACGGTGGTGCTCGGCGCGCAGTGGGGCGACGAGGGCAAAGGAAAAGTGGTCGATTTGTTGGCGACCGAAGCTGACTTCGTCTGCAGATGTCAG GGGGGAAACAATGCAGGACACACAGTGGTCGTGGATGGCAAGGAGTATGACTTCCACCTTCTCCCCAGTGGAATCATCAACACCAAAAGCATATCACTCATCG GTAACGGAGTGGTCATACATCTACCTGGCTTATTTGAGGAAGGCGATAAAAACGACAAGAAAG GTCTGAAAGGCTGGGAGAAGAGACTAATTGTCTCAGACAGAGCTCACCttg TGTTTGATTTCCATCAGGTTGTTGATGGCCTACAGGAAACTGAAAGACAAGCACAAGAAGGAAAGAA CATTGGAACAACCAAGAAGGGCATTGGACCTGCATACTCCAGCAAAGCATCTCGCACTGGCCTACGTGTGTGTGACCTCCTGGGTGACTTTAAGGACTTCTCTACGAG ATTCAAGAACCTTGTCCACCAGTATCAATCCATGTATCCATCCTTGACTGTTGATGTGGAGGACCAACTGAAAAAACTCAAG GAATATGGTGAGAGATTGCGGCCGATGGTGAGAGACGGGGTCTATTACATGTATGAGGCTCTTCACGGACCTCCAAAGAAAATTCTGGTGGAAGGAGCCAATGCTGCTCTCCTTGACATTGACTTTG GCACATATCCTTTTGTGACATCATCAAACTGCACTGTGGGCGGGGCATGCACTGGTCTCGGCATCCCTCCGCTGAATATTGGTGATGTGTTCGGTGTGTCAAAGGCCTACACCACCAGAGTGGGAATTGGAGCCTTCCCCACAGAACAAGTCAAT GCAGtaggagagctgctgcagacgAGGGGTCATGAGGTGGGTGTAACCACAGGAAGGAAGCGACGATGCGGCTGGTTGGATCTTGTCATCGTCAGATACGCTCATATGATAAATGGCTTTACCGC CATTGCTTTGACAAAACTTGACATTCTCGATGTGCTGGATGAAATTAAAGTCGGAGTTGCCTACAAACTCAATGGAAAAAGAATTCCCCATTTCCCAG CCAACATGGACGTTTTGCACAAAGTGGAGGTTGAGTATGAGACCTTCCCTGGTTGGAAGACGGACACATCTGCAGCCAGAAAGTGGAACGACCTCCCAGCCAAGGCACAAAACTACATCCGCTTCATTGAGAACCACATTGGAGTTCCCA tCAAGTGGGTTGGTGTTGGAAAGTCCAGAGAGTGCATGATCCAGATGTTCTAA
- the siva1 gene encoding apoptosis regulatory protein Siva, producing MPKRACPFPETFSSQYKIHIGQQELNNYGVFGNKYKQEIHEKTKNLLFNGAKAVMGKLWTGGERCAHPQPTGQAETPACSQALLRGQTLIGHDGRLTRTNAAQGAAVTPTGCCVCQKTQGSRTPCFQCDRLVCSSCTRQCSCCSSLCCSVCTIIDYSGRYDEVLCCSCST from the exons ATGCCGAAACGAGCTTGTCCTTTTCCGGAAACCTTCTCCTCCCAATACAAAATACATATCGGACAACAAGAGCTGAATAATTACGGCGTGTTTGGGAACAAATACAAGCAAGAAATCCACG aaaaaacaaagaacttGCTCTTCAACGGTGCCAAGGCTGTGATGGGCAAACTATGGACCGGAGGGGAGAGGTGCGCTCACCCACAGCCCACTGGACAGGCTGAGACACCTGCATGCAGCCAGGCACTGCTGAGAGGACAGACACTGATAGGACATGATGGGAGACTGACGAGAACAAACGCTGCACAAG GTGCGGCAGTGACTCCtacaggctgctgtgtgtgtcagaagaCCCAGGGGTCCAGGACACCATGCTTTCAATGTGACCGTCTAGTCTGTTCCTCCTGTACCCGGCAgtgctcctgctgctccagcctctgctgctctgtctgcacCATCATAGA TTACAGCGGGCGATATGATGAAGTACTGTGCTGCAGTTGCTCGACGTAA